A window of Solanum stenotomum isolate F172 chromosome 9, ASM1918654v1, whole genome shotgun sequence genomic DNA:
TCTTACCTCAGAACAACTCAAGTCCCTTTGCCTTTTCCATGCATTGCCACATTACTATAGTCTAGCTGATTTCAAGAACCTTAGTGATGTTAGCCCTATTAATACCTTTGCTGGAGGAAACTTATACTCCTTGAACTTCACCGATGACTCTGGGACCGTTCACCTTAACTCAGGATGGTCTAGGACTAAAGTCAGCAGCGCTGTTCGCACCACTTATCCAGTTGCTGTTTATCAGGTGGACAAGGTACTTCTTCCTGAAGCCATATTCGGGACAGATTTACCACCAATGCCAGCTCCAGCTCCAGCACCAGTAACAGATATCGCCCCTACTGCTGATAGTCCAGCTGCTGATCAAACAGGCAAAGCTAGAGCACCAGCATCGCCTGATTCATCGTCACCATCAGCTTCTCACAAGATGATGAGCTGGGGCATTTTGAAACATTTGGTTTTGGCAATTGGTGGTGGATTCTTGATGTTTTTCTTGTAAGGAAATGATGTCTTATTCTGTTAAATTAATGTTGAACATCATGGTACATCTGTTTTTTCTGATTGGTTTTGATATACTCCATACATTGGGGATTTAGTATTGGTTActttacaatatttttgtatacattcatgtatcattttcattttctcatACTCCATATTCCATATTCTTTATCAAccttttttctattcttttgttTTATCATTGTGGAATTCTTTTTCCAAAGTGCAATCTTTTTAAgcttttcaatatttattcCATTGCTATGTTGCAACTTGCAAATGATGTCCCCTTATTTTTATGGCACATTGCATGATAACACATGgaaaaatattgtatatgttaTTTATAGGGTGTATCTAGGCCGAGTTGGTtgaggtttttcaaatatcaaactaaaCTAACTATGTCAGGTTTTAAAATCTA
This region includes:
- the LOC125876320 gene encoding fasciclin-like arabinogalactan protein 7; its protein translation is MGYTRVLIVSSLLLVFQLSTVVAKGKAIGSPIMAPAPAPGPEYTNLTDLLSVAGPFHTFLNYLVSTKVIETFQAQANNTEEGITLFVPKDSAFTSLKKPSLSNLTSEQLKSLCLFHALPHYYSLADFKNLSDVSPINTFAGGNLYSLNFTDDSGTVHLNSGWSRTKVSSAVRTTYPVAVYQVDKVLLPEAIFGTDLPPMPAPAPAPVTDIAPTADSPAADQTGKARAPASPDSSSPSASHKMMSWGILKHLVLAIGGGFLMFFL